Genomic segment of Drosophila ananassae strain 14024-0371.13 chromosome 2L, ASM1763931v2, whole genome shotgun sequence:
ATATTCATTTTATGTGACGGCCATAAAAATTACCCGTATGGAAAATTTGTCATTTTCCCTCCAAATGAGAATGAGTTAACGATGTGCGGGGAAGTAACTCAAATTTATGTTcataatttccattaattgggATTGGCAGGAAAATCATTTTTGAATTTCCAATGTCCCACAAACTGTGCCGCCTAGTGATTCTCAAAATGTAAACTCCAGATCAGTAAAACACTCAAAACTACCAAAGTCACTCAATTGAAAAtgagctaaaaaaaaataccaaaaaaaaataaatttgatttattagttgaaatttatttattacatttgtttttttttatattgccCTGAAGTAAGAACtaactattattattttgatgaaaaaatttcataaaccACCACATTGAGTGTTTTTTCTTGGTTTGTTTGAGCTCGGCTTCACTTTAACCGGTTCGTAATCTCCCACCCGGTTCGCTTGAGTGGAAAAGAGAAACTAGTGTGGCCTTAGGAGCAGAATTTCAAAAGCCAAAagtggaaaaacttcggagaatgaaacaaacaaacaaaaatcgTAAAAGAAACcgtaataaaatataaaaacaaaacaattttttttgtttggagtGAGAGTTTGTGATAAGGACGAAAATTACCACCCAAAGAGAGTTTTTAAAATGTACTTCAGGATAAACATTAGTAGGACCGTTTTCTGATGGGAAAAAAATACCAGCATCTGCTTTTTCCCGCTGATCCAGTCAGCAGAGATGTCATGGAACATACTACCTTCAACCACTACTTTTTTCAACCTTTCCCCGTTAACTACTAGTAGTTAGAAACTATTAAACAATTACGCTGGCTCGTGATTGAAAACGAACATTTTGAGGCGTGTTTATGTCAGAAAACGAGTGAAAAAATCAGCAGGGTCGGCTTACCGAGTGTCacgcccaaaaaaacaaaagagtGGGTTCAAGTGaaggaaacaaaaaacaaaattcttgTGCGTgtcaaaaaaaagcaaaaacagtGAATAACAACAAACACGAAGGGGTGACCCTAACGGCGAATCAAATACACATagcaacaaacaacaacaacaatggagGTTAGTGGCACTGCTCAAGtgtttaaattgttttttcattGATGTTCCGGAGGTTctccttgaatgatttcatttcatttcattttattgtttaaattgTTTGCTCCGAGTTGTATTTTCGCTCTCTTGTTATCTCCTCCACCCCCTCTCAGCTCCGATTACGTCAGTTTTGTTTGTCTCTCAATTCTGGAGTTTGCGCTCTGTTGCTgttctctccctctctctctcagCCGGCCGCGTCATCgaatatttttgatatttttacgAACTCAACACCCCCTCCTCTCACCTTTCTGCCAATTATTGACTCCCCACCCCCCTGGTCTATGTCGCcattaatttccattaattaaTAGCCTCTATTATGTCACCGGACACTCCGCtttcatttcttttgttttgtgcATTAATTTTGGcgtattttgcatttttacaTAATGTCTCCGGGCGAGTCTGCTTATCTTGCCGGAACAGCTGTTTGGTACCGTTATGTTTCGCGACCTTATCTGGCGAATACAGTTACTCACCTTACCCCTGAAGTGACGTTCTGagagatacacagatacacagtCCCTTCAGATTGCATTTCTCATATTTCTGAGATTTCTAAACcggttttttataaaaatttttaatttttgaaagtaattaaatttaaaaatgtactaatttgtaaaaaaaaaaaagattaaatattAAGTTAAAAACAAGATCTTCCCTTTGATCCCTTTCTCTTAAGAATTTGAGattcttttaattaatttttcgcCCTCACCTAAGCCCGTGGGATAATCCCAGTTCTCATTCGTCCTCAATTAAGCCCAGTACCACCCCCTCTACCTACAGACCACTCTTCACTTAACCGGAAGAACTGCCGCGGGGGCGTCAAAAGCGCATTTAACATCGCTGAGCTGAGTAATTAATCGCCTTTGCCTTTGGTTTCTGGGGACAGCCGGACAGATGGACTGCCATCATCAAAGCAGACATGAAAAGCCGTTTCCCAGCCCCGGAATAGGGGCACAGaataaaaagccaaaagcaaaaaaaaaactaaagagATGTCGGCCAACATGAAATTGCTCATTTCCGTCATTTAATTGACGCCAAACACATCAAAATTGACGAAAGACAAAGCCATCAGAGGCCGCAAAAGCctaaaaaaaacagatttcAGCTACAGTGCGTTTCATGAAGGTGAAAGGGTTAAGGGGGTCATCCCGTGTATAGAGAGaattaacattttaattatCTATTGACATAAACttaaactatttaaatataaattttgaacCTAAACTTTTGTGCAAGACCTGAGTTAGTTTGTTGTAAACACCCACACCTTAAATAAATGGATCATTCGaagcaaaataaaattgtatacCTATAAGctaaagtttattttaatatagaTACCTAACTGAAAGGAACAAACTAGAAATTCAAGTctagaaattaaaattattctaGTTTTTCGAGTGTATTTTACAACTTTTATTCAGTAATTTGATCTAGCCGTTTTTGAGATACGATGGAGGAAAGTTTTAAAAACACGGGTTTGAGAgagacttttaatttttagaattttaacGAACAGCTTCAACTTCAACTTCTAACTTCTGTATCTTTAAAACTACTTAGAATTTCTATAAAAGCACTTTACCACCTGGTTCTAAAAATGTTAGCAAgtcaatttataaaaaaatcaataagtAAAGAGTTCCAGAGGGAAGTACatatttaataaacattttttattactaCTGGGAAACAATCCTTATCACGTACCTGATCCAATAGTATACCTCTGATAGACTCCCtctttgtttaccttttttatCTACATATTATTGCGATTTTTTGTTGACTCTCATATCGGAGTATCCataatatttcatatattgCAATGAGTTTGGCGAGGAGGAAGTTACTGTATCTCCATAAATAGACTGCCGGAAGATGAGACACTCTGGTCACGACCACCTCCAAGCAGACTCTCTTCAATTAGCACCTCGTTCTTACCTGTTTCGGAGAGTCATGGCCAAGAGCTGGGCGGCAAAAGTTGATATTATCGCCGCCTAATGCCGTGACACGATTAAAGCCTTTCAAGAAGCGCCTTTTTCCAAACTGTCAGACAAAGTTGTTTTGGGGAAAAGTTGTTGGCACTTAGATTTTGGTTGTTAACATGGCCCCGCCCCACCATCGCCCCTGCCACTGGCTTAAAACTTCTGTGGAAGTGCACCGTCCCACATTTATTTCCCTCGGTGTTGAagcattttcataaatttccaCTTACTCATCGGGGGCGGCAGGCAGGGACTCACTCGGGATTGTGTCTCCGGCCTTATAACACGCTCCGTTAACCGTTTCTGGCTTGGCTGGGCATTACTCCATCATTCGGCTGGAACTTTgcataattttcatttattaccGCAGCACTTTTTTTTACGcacttttgtattttttatgtgCCACCGTATCTCGCGCCGATCTGGCTGGAAAGTGACTGACAAGGCCTGCTCCCCAACTCCCAACTCCGATTTATCTCACAAATTTAATCTTTTCACATAATTTTCTCTGCGTGGCTTTCATGTAATTACCAGCCTCTCGTCCTTCATtggggcctgggcctgggcctctCCTCTGGGAAAGTTTCCAGCTGCCGCTTTATCGCCCGGCCAGTTTACATAAATCAGGCATAGCCTTCTTTTGTTTACGAGCCCTTTCACTTAATAATGAATTTGTTCGCTTCTTTTAATTGCAGGTGAGTCTGATTCGGAGGTGCAACCGATCCAAAGGTCAAATGGCAGAGGGTAAAGTACAAATGCAGTGGCTTCTGGAGCACAAAGTGGTGCTCGACAtggcagtttcttttattcacatgcaaaattacaaaaataaatgaaaaccCCTTTAGACACGTTACGCGGTTTGAATGGAGATTCATAATCTCCATGACTCCTCTCATGACTCTCATGACTGATTCATGACTCCATGAATGGCTGCTGGTTGGTTGGTCTTTCGGGCTTATCGTGTGTGTGGGAATATATATGTCTTACATAATGCAATAAACTTCATCAGCGCTTTCAGTGTGCCACTCTTTATTAGACGCTGACTTGGTGGCACATCCGTTGCATGCCGGCGCACCTACTAGCGGGCGGAATCCGGGCTGGAAGTGGCGCCACAGCCCAAGCCGGCTGCCGCATCGGCGGCGGCAACAATATCGAGGATCTTCTCTGAGATAGTCTTTGCGGTGTGCTGGCTGCAGTCTTCTTGGCACAGGATTTCGATGTCACGGAGTTTCGAGAAATAGAAGTCCCTGTCCTTCTCCAGACCCTGCCACAGGGTGCTCAGCCTGGTGAACTCCGCCATGGGGTTCACGGCCGGCTCCTTGGCGGCGCGGCGCGGCACTGGGTCCCTGTTCTCCTGGTCGATCTCCGGCCGAGGGCGCTTGGCAGCGTGTGTTATGTCGAATGTGTCAACGACCCGACTCGTGGGACATGGCGACAGGACCCTTGGGGTCTTGGAGCCCACGAAGCTCGAACCGTAGCCCATGGCAGCCCCGTTCCGGGCGCTGAGGGCGTCGTAAACGTGGCCGTCGTAGTTGGCGTCAACGAATCTCCGGAACCACTGCAGGAACTCAAAGTTGTCCTGGAACCGGCCCTTGACCAGCTTGTCTATCGGGATCACCTTGTCCACTGATACCTTCTTGAAGCTGATCTGCAGTATCTTGAAGTTCTGCAAGAAGTCGTACTCGGTGTTGGTGCGGAACTTGATGCGCTTCATCGGCACCGAGCTGGGGAACATCATGTCCATGAACTGGCAGTAGGCCGCTCCGGTGCAGAGCTCCTCGACCTTGGTGAACTGCGCCTCCAGGTGCCGGTTCACCCAGGAGAGCATATCGTGGCGCGACGGATTGTCGGAGGTTACGTTCGTTGAGTACACGTTCACTGCCCTGCCCATGGTCCTGGACATCGTCTACTTTGAATTTTTACCTATGTATTTTGTACTTTCTGATTTCGCATCGAGTTTTCAGCCAGTCCGATCGAGTCGTTGTTAGTTGTGGAATGAAGTGTGAGGGGGAGCTGTTCCAAGCTTGTTCCTAACCTATTTTGCAAAGAATACTAGACTAAAAATAACACTGAAAGCACTAAACAGCCCTTTCCAGCACTGGTTCTGTATGGTCTAAATAGAGATGCGAGAAAATAAAAgatctaaaagaaaaagagtaataatttgtataatttattaagATAAGTCTATAAagttattatatttatagattAAGAGGCTTAGAAGCATATTGGAAGGCACAGATAGATGATGAATAGATCTGTAAGCTAAACCGATTATTCCGAAACGTTATCGAAGTTGACATCGAACTTCTCCCAGCTATAGTCTAAATAATACAGTTCTCGGCATTTGAAAAAAGTTCGTTGAACCCGCTGCACTTGCAACTGATTGTTTAAAGTGGAAACTACTCCCTGGGAGCCGAGTAAACAAATGGTAATTATGGCCAGCAGTCTCCCCACTCCCATCGTATAAACAAGGCAAGTCAAAGACCCCTTTTGAGGGAAAACTAGACAAAGAGTGAGGAAAATTTacatgaatttttaattaatttgcatcCAAATTTTGTCTGCCGGCCAACTTTCACTGGTTGACAGTTTGTCATCGCCAAGACCTACTGGAACCCCTGGAAACAAAACAACCAACAGCCCCAACCAAGACCCTCCCTAAACACCATTGTTGGCCACATTCCTGGGCAAAAAACATTTGTGAAAACGTGACCCAGAGCAGAGTCACTTTTGAAATTCAAAGTCAAATGTAAACTACATGAATTTCTGTACGGAGTGCTGGGGGGATGGGGTATACGGACGGGCCATAATTTATTATGATTCTACTGACTGGCTTATTTGGGCATCTTATTGATGACTGGGGCTCCAGTCTCCAACTGGGAATGCGACGCACGTTTCTCATTTTGTCTAAATGCGTCTGCCGTTCAAATTTCACTTTTCCTCTGCAGCCCAGCTCCTCCTCCCAGTTAGCTTTATAGCGACATCTGTGCATTATGTGCGGATTCAATTCAGATCGGGAAAGTTGCCTGCCACTGCAACGGGCTCTTCCACGGCCATGCCAACTGTCAGTTTCTGGGATGCCACCAGCCCCACTCCATCCACTCCTCGTTCTGGGTTGCACCAAAGCTTTGATATCGGAGATTTCTGGTTGCAACGAGGCGGCAGTGATTTGGCTTCAGTGGCATACCGTGTAAGTTGTAGAATGAAGGGTGGTTTAGAGCAGGTTCTCAGTAGGTTTAGGTACTATTAGAAACTATTTGGGATAAGAACTTCCAACCAAGTAAACAATTGTAAGTTAGATGTAAAAAGTAGTATGATTAGGTAATAACATTTAAAGTCAAAAGGTTCGACATTATTTTCTCTTTTAAATCGaataaatattagaattaATGAGTATCTCCTAGTCTAAACCGCAGTATTCCCCCACAGCCACTTGTTTCAAATGCAAGTGCACTGAGACGGAACTATCGACGTCTCAGTTTTCAGCAGTTGCCACGCCTGACTGAGGGCAGAACCAGCTCAGAACCGACCCCGGGCCAGCTCTGATTCCCTTTCGCACTGACCAACTGCGGTCTCAGCTTTCCAGAGGGTGACCTCCCAGGACCCAAGCTGCCTCCTGCCTGCTGTGGCATGCAAATTGCATAAAATATGGCCATATAAAAAGCATATTCGTGTTCACTGAATATGCAATTGACTGGCACCATGGCACCCTGGCACCGCTGGCCCCCGAGAGAGTTGGCTTAGAAGGAAAACTCCTTTTATCCTGGCATATTTCAGATTTATGCTGGCACTTTGGGGAGCTACGCCGGGATAAATGCAATAAACCATCTTGCCGCAGGGAAAAAGAGTTATATGGCTTACAAGACCGACGGTCTATCAATGGCAGTGGAAGATGCATGTGCGTTCGAGGAAAGTATTTCCTAAGAGATGCcagcaaaaaaatagaaacaaatgGAAGACAGTTTCACTTGGCGAGTGGACGCATCTTTTCACCTTCGGTTTCCGATTTCTGATTTCTGATTACTGGTTGGTGGTTACTGGTTTCTGGTTTTCCACGCGACTCATTGTTGAATGGCCATAAAAGCGGGCCCGGTCGCGATGTAATTAACATTTCTTGCTCGAAATTTCCTGCTACGATTGCAATTTCCCCTAGTTCCCTTTTCCGACGCATTTCCACGTCGGGCCAACAGCCGGTCATTAGCCATTAGCCATTGGCCAGCCAGGTCCCATCGCTCTTCCCATTTCTCTTACCTGTTTTTGGGACGTGTCCGGCCAACTTTTCATGCACTTTGAGCGTgtgttttttcctttttgccgCTTCTGTTGAGTTCTCCGCTCCGCTCCGCGGGCAATGTGAAATTTTTCGCCGTAAACGTGCCGAGTGGCGAGTGCCTGGTGCCGTGTGCCTTGTGCCGCTTAATTAAATCGCCTAAGCACCTTGACCACCGCCGCCCATCGCAGATGTCAGCTGGCAGATACAAAATACGtataatttttgcaaatcACCAAAAAACATGTTTCGCATTTCGGGGTTTCTTTCGATGTAGGTCACACATGGTCCGTGGGAGGGGCTGGGTTCTCCTTAAGCCAGACTCTGTCTGCTTGTTGGGATTACCAAGCTGGATTGCTGCCATCCTCAGCTCAAGTTGAACTATTTTATGATGCCTTTCAAGCTCAACAAAAGCGCTTCAGAATCCCTTCAAACCcattctaaataaattctTCAGAGCCAAAGCAACTGCTTCCCATTTCAACTCAACCGTAACTCTTGACAAGTACTTGCCTTGCAATTGCACGAAATCCAATGACAGCCAAGCTGTGGCTGGAGGCCGTGGGCGGAGCGGCTCTTGGTTGGGTTTATTTGTATCTGGAGCTACCGTTCCAAGGCCCGTTGCAATTAATGAGCCTGCCACTCCATTACTCCGCTCATCCGCCGCACTTTGAGGCTACAGTTTATGCGCCTCACAACTTCTAATTGGCTCGGGACTCGCTGCCTGACAGATGTGCGCCAGTTAACAGTTTCTAATGTGTTGACGACTCGCATCTGACAGATACATTTCGGCTGGTTGCCTCTTGGCCAGTTAGCGGCTTGTTTACGCGGTGGATTTGAATGGGGAGCGCGGAGAACAGGTCTCTTTGGGGCAAGTTTGATTGGAAGTTGTGGGATTTGGGGACTAGATTTGCGTATCTCATCATTCCATCTTAAGTGTATCTTAAACTTCGACTAGTCCTAGAAGCCACTAAACTTCTTGTTTTCGCTCGAATTTATTTGCCCTCCTCTCCAGTAGCGGACGAGTGTCTCCGGAGTGCCGTGAACTCaattatttttgcaattactTTTTATGATTCCACAGTTTACAGTCGctccatcgccatcgccatcccCGACTCCATCTCCAGAGGCCTTCCGACGCGATTGGATTGGAGCGGAGTGGCCGTGGAGTTTCATTGAGGGTGTTTGTTCTTTGTCCCCAATTGAAATGTCAACAATCGACTCGACTCGAAACGAAACGAATCGAGAAGAATCGCTGATTTTAAGCATTAGGAGCTGACATAATCGCCGGCTCTTGAGCTCCACTCGGAAGTGGGTCAGTCGCTGGCATTTAGCTGTATCTATCAGATACACGTACGAGTAGCAGTACGAGTATCTGGGAGCGTCATCTGCGCCGAGTGTTCGCCAAAGTTGGCCATTTGTGGGTTTGTTTTGCTTCGCTAGTACGCTAGTACTTTGACTTGGAGTAGCTGTTTGCTGGTTTCTGGCCAAATGGTAGCTGTACCTATTGTGCCCCAAACCGGTTTCCCTTAAAAGCTCTAAGTAAACGTAAGCGTAAGCGGCCAAAGAGGAGTTTAAGCCCCGGTTTTATGGCCACTGTCCGTCGCGGTTCCTGGCACTCAGCCACTGCCACTAccactgcctctgcctctgccctCCGGGCCAAACCAGTTTTCAATAGCCTTCTTTTGATTTGCCTGCCCGCACTAAACTCTAAACTAAACGCTCTTCATTCGGTCACGCTTAGCTAGAATTTACTTTTCCGATGTTACAATTCTCCAAGAGTCGTTATGTAAATTAGCGACTGTTTCTGTTGCTTCCCGAGACCCTGTGTCTAATGTCGATTTCGTGGCTTTTCGGTGACTTCCGCCCGGCTTGTTTATGGGCCACAATCTGTTGACTTATTTATATTCGAAATCTGGAAGAGTTGCACAACAATTTCCCACCACCACGAAGTGCCGACACTGTCGTTGAGAGTCATGCCACAGTTGGTAGAGCCTGTCCCTCCACAGacattgaaaaaaattaaataaaaatatttacaaaaaggAATATTTATTATCCCTTTTCTAAGACCTATCCTTGTCTATTAGAAAAGGTCTATTGTTTTGGATTctattgtaaaatatttaatactgCCCCTAACCTTTAGGGCTTGTTTGCTAAGATTTTTCTCTCCGTGTCCCTAATTTACATTGCCGACTCTTCAGGCCAACTGGCTCAGTGACTCGACTTTACTCGCCTGGCTGACTGAGTAACTGACTAACTGAATGACTGAATGACTGACTGAGCGATTGCAGCTTGTCTTTGGCCTGGCTCGAAGCAAATGTTGCACGACtctcgctgctgctgctgctgctgttgctttcGATGTGGTTGTCTTGACTTAATTCGGTGGTAGTGGTCTGGTGGTCTGGTGTTTTGGTGGGTCTCTTTTGCCAGTCAGTCGGTGGTGGAACGCAGACCCAGTCCCAAGTCGCAACCACAATCGCTGAAAGCGTTGAGCCGTGAGCTGTTAGTTGCAAGCTGTCGAGCTGCATTCATAATTGGATTTGTCATATTTCCGTTGCATATTCGACATATCGATTCGTGTGGACACTGTTCCGAACTGTGACATCTAGAAGCCAGCATGGAGAGCGCCCTCCCAGTGGCCGAGTTCCAGAAGATCAAGCTGCGTCCGGTGCCAAAGGTGAAGCGCCGGGCCCCGCCGCCGCCCGTGAGCCACCGCCTCAAGCAGAAAAATGTGCGAAAAGAAAAGTGTACTTAAGTAGCTTTAGGTTCGTGCCCTGATCTCCTGGCCTCCTGGCGCGCCGGTGAACTTTCGCTCTCAGCCGGAAAGTGGACATGGCCAAAGTGAAAACAATGGCTGTTCCGAAAGGAAAAGGAGAGCAAAAGCGTGGGAAGATTGGCCTGCGATTGCGGTGCAGTCTTGGCTGGAAATCGCACGCTAGTTTCACTTGAAAAGGCACAGCATGATGCAAGATCTCTATCGCTGTAAAAATAGATACAAATTGGCCAGAAGTTGTCTTAAGAATTAAGCAATTAAGATCTGTTTTTCACTATGTATTTTTTGACTACTATAAGTATGTGTCATTTAATTACAGACTTCAGCCACCACAAAGACAACCACGCTCACCACTCCGGCCAAGCTGTATGGCAAGGACCTGAGCGAGTACGATGATGTGGATGTGGAGAGTCTGCTGGCCCAGCTCTCGGCCGAGGAGATAACCATATTGGCCAAAGAAGTGGATCCCGATGTGAGTAATCCTTGCAAATTATCAaaactttataaataaaactaatatGTAACGCTCTTTCAGGACAACTTCCTGCCGCCTGATCAGCGCTGCAGCTATGAGTGCACCAAGGATGCCACCGGGCCGCTGAACCGCAAGCAGCTGATCGAGCACATCAACAAGCAGGCTATCGAGACCCCCGACCAGCCAGAGTTCGAGCCCTTCGTCCAGGGCAAGGTGCGTGGCAAGAAGTGGGTGCCCCCGCCAAGGGATGCCCGGGACATCGAGGCCGAGGAACAGATCGCCATCGATCTGGGCGAGGAGTATGAACACGCTCTCAACGACGCCACGCAGGAGGAGATCATCGATCTGGCCGCCATTCTGGGCTTCCACTCGATGATGAACCAGGACCAGTACCATGCCTCGTTGCTCAACAAGGGCCAGCCGGTGGGCATGGGCTGGGACGGCATCACCAAGTCTACGCAGCAGAAGCTCTTCCCCATGGATCCGCCAAACAGCACAGACGTCGAGGAGTCCATTAAGCGGGTCAAGGACGATGACTCCAAGCTGATTGACCTCAACTTGAACAACATTAAGGTTTCTcattttaaacaatatttccTGTCAAGAAAACTAACTTTTTCGATTCATTCGCAGAACATCTCGGACGAGAAGCTCGAGCAACTGTTTGCCGCACTGCCTCAGAATGAACATCTGGAAGTCCTCTCGCTGACAAATGTCGGCCTCACCGACAAGACAGCCCTCCTGCTGGCGGAGGCTATCGAGAAGAGCAAAACCCTGAGAGTATTAAACGTCGAGACCAACTTCATCAGTCCGCCCGTGATCGTCAGGCTGGTGCAAGCCCTGCTCAAGTGCCGAACCATTGAGGAGTTCAGGGCCTCCAATCAGGTTAGTGATTGCTCTTCAGTTTACTTCACGACAAGAGGGAGCTAACGATTCTATGTTTGTTTCCTTCCGCCAGCGATCTGCGGTGCTGGGCAACAAGATCGAGATGGAGATCACCGACCTGGTGGAGAAGAACTCGTCGCTGCTGCGCCTCGGCTTGCACCTGGAGTTCAACGACGCCCGTCACCGTGTGGCCGCTCACCTGCAGCGCAACATCGACAGAAGTAAGTTGACCCCGTGGGTTTGCCCTTGTGACCCTGGGTTACATCCACTCCCACCGATCTGCAGGCGATCACCGTTGGTTTCCGCGTTCTCCCCCTTGCTAGGATTGAGTATCCATTAGGTATTTTATTGATCGAGTTGCCTCACTTGCGCGTTTAGGTGAATTGCAACAAGGTATGTTAGCCAGCGGCATCAGCAGCAGTTGCACCGCCaaaaccaccaccaccacagcTTCGTCATCGTCACAGCCACCATCTTCACCCAGCCTCCATGCGCATCCCGATCATGCTGCTCCCAAGGCAGCCAAGGACATTTCGCCCACTCGGGCCAAGTGCCTGGCTGCCTTCGAGCAGTTCATCAAGGCTCGCACCTTCACCGATCCGGCAGATACTGTATCTCTTGGTTTGCCACCGGCAGGGCGCCTCGTGCGCAATCTCCAGGCATCCACCTCACCGGGAACCGCAGCTGAGAAGAAGATCTGAGCCCCAAGTTTGGTAACCAAGCTCcaagttgttgttgccacaGTTGCGTCTACCCCTCGACCCACTATTCTCAAACTTTTCTCTATAATTATCTCCTGTTTGTATGTGTGGTAACCAGGTAAACTGTTTTCGGCCATCATCAGCCCATCATctttccagttccagttccagtaCCAGATTCAGGTCTAGAACCAGATTTATCTGTAATCTGGTTTAGTATTTTAACCAAATCGTTCTCCATTCTCACATCGTTTCATCAGCCTTCGTTGCGTTTCGTTATCGTTCTCGTTCACGTTCACGTTACCATGTTATCGTTCGTTCTCACCTGTCGTTCTCGTTCACCGATTGTCGTACCTGGTTGAGGGATCCCATAAGATAGAATAAGTCGGTGGATAAAGTATTAGTTATACATACAAGTACATTATTGTAAGAGGAATCAGTACGTATATCATTCTTCCATGTCCAGCCAATGCTAACTCAATGTCTATCCCCTAGAGTAGAGATCTCGCTAGGTGGGATCCTCCGTTGTAATTATACCTCGTCCACCCCCGAATCTCTCTTTATCCGTCTCTTGTAATTACCATAGACTGTAATAGCGACCTGTCAAGATATAGAAACATTAACCAATTATCCACTTGTCTGTTGTAAATTGCAACTCAACTCAACTCGAACTCTAAACACGCAACccaacaactacaactacaaACGATCGGTCGCAGTCTTCCGTGTTcagaaactgaaaccgaaTCTGCCGAAGCTGATTCTGCCCGGGAACATGGAGATTGAACGCGAATTGGTGAGCTACCACCGATCGGCCACGCCCACTCCGTCGCCGTCGCCCTCGCCGCAACCGCCGGCGGACGATTACGATGTGGAGGTGGATCCGGATAACATGGTGATccgcggcggcggcggagaCGCCTTCGATCCGGAGTTCGATCCCGACAACATGGTGGTGCCGGGCAGTCGCTCTGTAACCCCGAACTACGACGACAACGGTGTCTACCAAGCGCACACGTGAGTGAGGGGCCAACCGCACCGCCAATGGAGCCACTGAAAGCCACagaacaccaccaccaccacaacagCCACCAGAAACCACAAATGCGAGCCATGTACAGACAGTCATTCGATCCACTTTCGCCTTGTCCTTTTCGTCTCATTGGTTATGTAACCTCGATGTTGTCGTTGTTGATGTTGCCCGAAAATCGAAACCCCTGGAACTTGCAGACCAAGAACTTGTACATACCCCGAAGtatacactgagaaaaaaccCCAGAGACAGTTGCAACATtgtcatttatattttatttcgaaaaatattcataatttcCTAAttgtttttgtataaaaattaaagtaaaataTGAATGGCAATGCTGTTGATTTTGTATCCCCTGTGCAGAAACCGAAAACCGATTCCAGCACACAAACTCttagttaataaataaatgttttccATGTCGTCGTTGTCAGTCGCTTGCCTCATCACCACCGATCCTTGTAAATAATATGATCAGGATCCTAC
This window contains:
- the LOC6505561 gene encoding tropomodulin isoform X8, coding for MTSATTKTTTLTTPAKLYGKDLSEYDDVDVESLLAQLSAEEITILAKEVDPDDNFLPPDQRCSYECTKDATGPLNRKQLIEHINKQAIETPDQPEFEPFVQGKVRGKKWVPPPRDARDIEAEEQIAIDLGEEYEHALNDATQEEIIDLAAILGFHSMMNQDQYHASLLNKGQPVGMGWDGITKSTQQKLFPMDPPNSTDVEESIKRVKDDDSKLIDLNLNNIKNISDEKLEQLFAALPQNEHLEVLSLTNVGLTDKTALLLAEAIEKSKTLRVLNVETNFISPPVIVRLVQALLKCRTIEEFRASNQRSAVLGNKIEMEITDLVEKNSSLLRLGLHLEFNDARHRVAAHLQRNIDRIFRVQKLKPNLPKLILPGNMEIERELVSYHRSATPTPSPSPSPQPPADDYDVEVDPDNMVIRGGGGDAFDPEFDPDNMVVPGSRSVTPNYDDNGVYQAHTTCETPQPA
- the LOC6505561 gene encoding tropomodulin isoform X5; amino-acid sequence: MESALPVAEFQKIKLRPVPKVKRRAPPPPVSHRLKQKNTSATTKTTTLTTPAKLYGKDLSEYDDVDVESLLAQLSAEEITILAKEVDPDDNFLPPDQRCSYECTKDATGPLNRKQLIEHINKQAIETPDQPEFEPFVQGKVRGKKWVPPPRDARDIEAEEQIAIDLGEEYEHALNDATQEEIIDLAAILGFHSMMNQDQYHASLLNKGQPVGMGWDGITKSTQQKLFPMDPPNSTDVEESIKRVKDDDSKLIDLNLNNIKNISDEKLEQLFAALPQNEHLEVLSLTNVGLTDKTALLLAEAIEKSKTLRVLNVETNFISPPVIVRLVQALLKCRTIEEFRASNQRSAVLGNKIEMEITDLVEKNSSLLRLGLHLEFNDARHRVAAHLQRNIDRIFRVQKLKPNLPKLILPGNMEIERELVSYHRSATPTPSPSPSPQPPADDYDVEVDPDNMVIRGGGGDAFDPEFDPDNMVVPGSRSVTPNYDDNGVYQAHTTCETPQPA
- the LOC6505561 gene encoding tropomodulin isoform X14: MESALPVAEFQKIKLRPVPKVKRRAPPPPVSHRLKQKNTSATTKTTTLTTPAKLYGKDLSEYDDVDVESLLAQLSAEEITILAKEVDPDDNFLPPDQRCSYECTKDATGPLNRKQLIEHINKQAIETPDQPEFEPFVQGKVRGKKWVPPPRDARDIEAEEQIAIDLGEEYEHALNDATQEEIIDLAAILGFHSMMNQDQYHASLLNKGQPVGMGWDGITKSTQQKLFPMDPPNSTDVEESIKRVKDDDSKLIDLNLNNIKNISDEKLEQLFAALPQNEHLEVLSLTNVGLTDKTALLLAEAIEKSKTLRVLNVETNFISPPVIVRLVQALLKCRTIEEFRASNQRSAVLGNKIEMEITDLVEKNSSLLRLGLHLEFNDARHRVAAHLQRNIDRIRVKRLNQRK
- the LOC6505561 gene encoding tropomodulin isoform X1; this translates as MSDIEDVFGGSAEEETKTDAQPDAESKSSVVTEQTEEVIPGETEKMVTETIDEDGDVVEETTEVTRKTVKRTMKITETSATTKTTTLTTPAKLYGKDLSEYDDVDVESLLAQLSAEEITILAKEVDPDDNFLPPDQRCSYECTKDATGPLNRKQLIEHINKQAIETPDQPEFEPFVQGKVRGKKWVPPPRDARDIEAEEQIAIDLGEEYEHALNDATQEEIIDLAAILGFHSMMNQDQYHASLLNKGQPVGMGWDGITKSTQQKLFPMDPPNSTDVEESIKRVKDDDSKLIDLNLNNIKNISDEKLEQLFAALPQNEHLEVLSLTNVGLTDKTALLLAEAIEKSKTLRVLNVETNFISPPVIVRLVQALLKCRTIEEFRASNQRSAVLGNKIEMEITDLVEKNSSLLRLGLHLEFNDARHRVAAHLQRNIDRIFRVQKLKPNLPKLILPGNMEIERELVSYHRSATPTPSPSPSPQPPADDYDVEVDPDNMVIRGGGGDAFDPEFDPDNMVVPGSRSVTPNYDDNGVYQAHTTCETPQPA